The genome window ttataataattggTCATGGCAGATATTTTTttggaaacaaagaaaatatggtaATTTCATTAACCGATGAATTAAGGAGTGTAAAATAATAATCTAGAGAGTCTGTTTACATATACATTGGGTAAAGCTTTTATTTCCTATTGATTTCGTCTCCAACTTGGCAAGCAGTTTGTCCAAACCCTATACAATTCAAAACATGAATCTGGATAAAGGTTGatgaacaacaacaacaaatcaCATTTCCAAATCCCAAGTACTCTCTGCAAATACTTTAGGAATCTTCGATTCTCCAACCATGTTGATGGTTGCTGATATCTGGAAAACAAAAAACACTAATCATGGTCAGAAATCATCTCACTCAAGGATTAAACTACCTTATATATAGTAGTTAGATCACTAAGAAAGCATCCATCATCTCAAAAACTCATATTAACTCTTCAAACCTACAAATTAACGTAGTAAGTTAAACAATTTTAACATGTGCCAACAATCCAATGTAAAACTATAGCTATTAGTTGAGGTGGTAGCGGCCTCACCCCTGTGATGGTGAGAACACAAGTTTGAACCTTGAGAAATGCATAACCAAATGTAAAGCAGTGAAAACCCGAGTTATCTAAAAGCTTTTCTTCCCCTTAATTGCTCCACTGTTTCTCTTTCTTCACAATAACCACATGGAGACATCAAATATACAGCTTTTCTCCCATTTGTATGGAAAGGAACAATTTTCCAAGCCTCTATCTGTTGAAGCAACCTGTCATTGCTATATCTAAAATTGCATAACGCCGAGCTATATGACAAATGCAAGTAAGAAAATGACTACGGTTTGATTCCGGAGCTGTTTTATTTAGAACATTGTTAAAGTAGGCAGAATTTGGTCCTGTCAGCATCTAATTTTGCTTCCAAAGCAAAGAGTATCCCATCACTGCAAAGGGTCCTCTTATATACTTCCATAATGGCACTGCCTTGAAGCAAAATCACCTATCTTCATCTTTGATATCATTACCTACTGAAAATTAATGAGACAACTGGCGTTTTATCTTATTCTACTCAGCTCATCCAATAAAAAGCCTTGTCTTAAACAAATAGAGATAACGTGCACATCAACAAAGATATCAAACAATTCAAAGCCTTGCTTGCTTCAAGCTCTCCTCAGCACTTCAAGCCTAACGCTTCAATCTTCTGAAAATATTGTCTCACTTCGATGGGCACCCGTACATGAATCCCGAGATACAACTTTTTAAAGGACCCTTCCAATACATCAAAGAACTTCAAAATATTGATTCTAGCTAACATAGTTTCAGCTTTCAAGCAGCAAGTTGCAATCGACACATTCAAACacttaaaattgaataaagaaaataaaaaaaacagataaaaGGAAGGAATGTGGATGTGGGTTACCttaaatgtcccattaaacttGGAATTTCGGGACCACTCCAGGGCAAAGTCCCGACTCCATGACTCATAAGTCGCCTTAAAAACATCGTCATATAATCTCCTCGAAGCTGAAAAATCCCACGCATTCTTCCCCAAATCATAACATGGCTCGTAAGTCGTAACCCCTCCGTGCACGTAACTATATTTCAGCTTAAAGTTCCTCGTTCCGAACATGTAATTAACCGACACTTTGTTCGCCGAATCCAACACCAGTGACCCGTCCATCACCGTTCGGTTTTCCCCATGGCCGTGATTGTAAGTGAGCTTCAACGGTTTCTCCGCAACCTTGATTGAGTTCATAAACTGAAACCGAAAATCCTAATCccccaaaaggaaaaaataattcaatCGGTGATTCATGAAAGGAAAAATGGTTTTCAAGTTAAAGTGTACCTTCTTGGGGACATCATAGTCGAAGATGAAGAAGGCTGGTTTTTCAACGGTTAAAGTAAGATTGTTGAGCCTGGGACCTTTGACGACGGTGACATCACTCATGGAGGCGAGTAACTTGACATCGCCGGCCTTGACGGCAAGAGTAACGACGGCGGT of Gossypium raimondii isolate GPD5lz chromosome 3, ASM2569854v1, whole genome shotgun sequence contains these proteins:
- the LOC105793782 gene encoding outer envelope pore protein 24B, chloroplastic; this translates as MQTYKTEFRQLLPLYLPSLYLPREMKASLKGRYTNDKSTAVVTLAVKAGDVKLLASMSDVTVVKGPRLNNLTLTVEKPAFFIFDYDVPKKDFRFQFMNSIKVAEKPLKLTYNHGHGENRTVMDGSLVLDSANKVSVNYMFGTRNFKLKYSYVHGGVTTYEPCYDLGKNAWDFSASRRLYDDVFKATYESWSRDFALEWSRNSKFNGTFKISATINMVGESKIPKVFAESTWDLEM